A region from the Coffea eugenioides isolate CCC68of chromosome 9, Ceug_1.0, whole genome shotgun sequence genome encodes:
- the LOC113781954 gene encoding protein PYRICULARIA ORYZAE RESISTANCE 21-like isoform X2: protein MQPYSSLLNETQGRSSVPLLLQEGQENPLQISSEIRDQVYDEKQNLVTITVVCSSPEKIRDKLCCKGGKVIKGIEIVEPGRSQEPKPDQKPSVPEKPKKKPKPDEKPPVPEKPKKEPKPDEKPPVPEKAKPCSHPLVPVVFRCVPCLEGYGGGPCYCGYWRPMPLPRCYGSYGHGCGCGCGCGCGCRYGYGKGYWYSWCDYFSE, encoded by the exons ATGCAACCATACAGTTCACTGTTAAATGAGACTCAAGGTCGATCTTCAGTGCCCCTGCTGCTACAAGAAGGTCAAGAAAATCCTCTGCAAATTTCCTC AGAAATCCGAGACCAGGTATATGATGAGAAGCAAAATCTGGTGACCATCACCGTGGTGTGCTCTAGCCCGGAGAAAATCCGCGACAAATTATGTTGCAAGGGTGGCAAAGTCATTAAGGGCATTGAGATCGTGGAGCCTGGGAGGTCCCAAGAGCCTAAACCCGACCAGAAGCCTTCAGTGCCGGAAAAGCCCAAGAAGAAGCCTAAACCCGACGAGAAGCCCCCAGTGCCGGAAAAGCCCAAGAAGGAGCCTAAACCCGATGAGAAGCCCCCGGTGCCGGAAAAGGCCAAGCCGTGCTCGCACCCGCTAGTTCCAGTGGTGTTCCGCTGTGTCCCATGTTTGGAAGGGTACGGAGGGGGACCATGCTACTGTGGGTACTGGCGTCCCATGCCCCTGCCACGCTGTTATGGTAGTTATGGACACGGGTGCGGGTGCGGGTGCGGGTGCGGTTGCGGGTGCAGGTACGGGTACGGGAAGGGATACTGGTATAGCTGGTGTGATTATTTCAGTGAGTAG
- the LOC113781954 gene encoding protein PYRICULARIA ORYZAE RESISTANCE 21-like isoform X4: MRLKVDLQCPCCYKKVKKILCKFPQIRDQVYDEKQNLVTITVVCSSPEKIRDKLCCKGGKVIKGIEIVEPGRSQEPKPDQKPSVPEKPKKKPKPDEKPPVPEKPKKEPKPDEKPPVPEKAKPCSHPLVPVVFRCVPCLEGYGGGPCYCGYWRPMPLPRCYGSYGHGCGCGCGCGCGCRYGYGKGYWYSWCDYFSE; this comes from the exons ATGAGACTCAAGGTCGATCTTCAGTGCCCCTGCTGCTACAAGAAGGTCAAGAAAATCCTCTGCAAATTTCCTC AAATCCGAGACCAGGTATATGATGAGAAGCAAAATCTGGTGACCATCACCGTGGTGTGCTCTAGCCCGGAGAAAATCCGCGACAAATTATGTTGCAAGGGTGGCAAAGTCATTAAGGGCATTGAGATCGTGGAGCCTGGGAGGTCCCAAGAGCCTAAACCCGACCAGAAGCCTTCAGTGCCGGAAAAGCCCAAGAAGAAGCCTAAACCCGACGAGAAGCCCCCAGTGCCGGAAAAGCCCAAGAAGGAGCCTAAACCCGATGAGAAGCCCCCGGTGCCGGAAAAGGCCAAGCCGTGCTCGCACCCGCTAGTTCCAGTGGTGTTCCGCTGTGTCCCATGTTTGGAAGGGTACGGAGGGGGACCATGCTACTGTGGGTACTGGCGTCCCATGCCCCTGCCACGCTGTTATGGTAGTTATGGACACGGGTGCGGGTGCGGGTGCGGGTGCGGTTGCGGGTGCAGGTACGGGTACGGGAAGGGATACTGGTATAGCTGGTGTGATTATTTCAGTGAGTAG